A part of Candidatus Alcyoniella australis genomic DNA contains:
- a CDS encoding DUF2971 domain-containing protein, protein MPEFLYRFRPLERLLDDNELEHQTIFFAAPSTLNDPLEGYLDIFWQGDSIVWRNLFKNYLLCLDHVHTLAMIGGNKIHLNSDDIQVFLSYDNLPTQQYKDRVSNLFSIVLSAEPIAKLINTLGSLGRVVRRDELCFYLSLYHKEALSAILSFDEQGASPERKLKIQKLRQALSTSLKDNFYNAVTSISDSEADIVFQIGESMQNQMGLIRIYNNIPLSEDDNRRFILFDFPRLYIEQLERLIYPPWYAACFVENIENSALWGHYGRGHTAVCLKFRVSPGHKQSIGLHLDCITGYSSKRGEDGMKKQRGQRFFPFCKITYDSKYPEIDFFRSIGHLSFKDLQKTWYSDESGRVSTCSAAMMTNKDEWRKNYWDNFYKSIPVKLKEWEYETEHRLILTSVLSDLTDIEDRMLRYNFSDLAGIVFGIKTPLESKLRLMKIIERKCDENKCYDFSFYQAAYSHATGKIEIHPLNALKLSPPNDT, encoded by the coding sequence ATGCCTGAGTTCCTATATAGGTTTCGTCCACTTGAACGACTTCTTGACGATAACGAATTGGAGCATCAGACTATCTTTTTCGCAGCGCCATCCACGCTAAACGATCCACTTGAGGGATACTTAGATATATTTTGGCAAGGTGATTCAATTGTTTGGAGAAACCTATTTAAAAACTACTTACTATGTCTTGACCATGTCCACACTCTAGCGATGATTGGCGGCAACAAGATACACCTCAATTCGGATGATATTCAGGTCTTTCTTTCTTATGACAATCTGCCAACCCAACAATACAAGGACCGAGTCTCTAATCTCTTCAGCATTGTCCTAAGCGCTGAACCCATTGCCAAGTTAATCAACACCTTGGGGAGCCTCGGGAGAGTCGTCAGAAGAGACGAATTGTGCTTCTATTTAAGTCTATATCACAAGGAAGCACTCTCCGCTATTCTCTCTTTTGATGAGCAAGGAGCTTCTCCAGAACGCAAGCTAAAGATACAAAAACTGCGTCAGGCCCTTTCCACGTCTTTAAAGGATAATTTTTATAATGCGGTTACATCCATTAGTGATAGTGAAGCCGATATTGTTTTCCAAATTGGCGAGAGCATGCAAAATCAGATGGGATTGATCCGAATATATAACAACATCCCTCTTTCAGAGGACGATAATCGCCGATTCATATTATTCGACTTCCCACGTCTGTATATCGAGCAACTAGAACGACTTATTTATCCCCCATGGTATGCAGCCTGTTTCGTTGAAAATATTGAAAATTCAGCCTTATGGGGACATTACGGAAGAGGCCATACCGCTGTTTGTCTTAAATTCCGTGTGTCTCCAGGGCATAAGCAAAGTATCGGTCTACACTTGGATTGCATCACTGGATACAGCTCAAAGCGAGGTGAAGATGGGATGAAAAAGCAAAGAGGGCAACGCTTTTTCCCTTTCTGTAAAATAACCTATGACTCTAAGTATCCTGAGATTGACTTCTTCAGATCGATCGGTCATTTATCTTTTAAAGATCTGCAAAAAACATGGTATTCCGACGAAAGTGGTAGAGTCAGCACTTGTTCCGCAGCCATGATGACGAATAAGGATGAATGGAGAAAAAACTATTGGGACAATTTCTATAAGAGTATTCCCGTAAAACTAAAAGAGTGGGAATATGAAACAGAGCATCGTCTCATACTAACTAGTGTGCTTAGCGATTTGACAGATATTGAAGACCGTATGTTGCGATATAATTTCTCGGACTTAGCTGGAATTGTTTTCGGCATCAAGACGCCACTCGAAAGTAAACTCCGCTTGATGAAAATCATCGAAAGGAAATGCGACGAAAATAAATGCTATGACTTCAGCTTTTATCAAGCGGCCTATTCCCACGCAACTGGGAAAATTGAAATCCATCCTTTGAATGCACTAAAGCTCTCTCCTCCTAATGATACCTAG
- a CDS encoding YdcF family protein, with protein sequence MRLNSQWLILFVLVALVAGMGLACDKDSGDGDGDGDDDLDDDVGDDDDNLDDDDDDVVDDDDDDDDLQFPELDPTVCLSGDPVDLQGFNVDYELVDSGLWVQNKNYYLLTLFSELAGAQAIIENNPELAGISAQRDAAIRQAAINCVGDVACYTNALIWSDSEARDAADALVDAFFHGIIPFNLADAHLRPSGMFQMHASLSDEELLYNAWIDAVNGMHEAFYSYAAHLPADQLDAIVADIIDSNPNTMLLFQPLMDVALAAMDYFGRDEAGRYEPLAEGENRAALARIDSIDWDQYRFSIILVPGWGPDDVQTPLHPNGKLHCDLAAARYYANVAPLIVLSGGHVHPDQTPYCEAIEMKKYLMEQHLVPEEAIFVDPHARHTTTNLRNVSRLVFRYGIESDKPALITTDSFQNIYIAYLLNERCRDELGYLPWRKVRRLDKNDSCLLPTPIVLYADPRDPLDP encoded by the coding sequence ATGAGACTAAACAGCCAATGGCTGATTCTGTTCGTGCTGGTCGCCTTGGTCGCGGGGATGGGCCTTGCGTGCGACAAAGATTCGGGGGATGGCGATGGTGATGGTGATGACGACCTTGATGACGATGTGGGCGATGATGACGATAACTTAGATGACGATGATGACGACGTTGTAGATGACGACGATGATGATGACGATCTGCAATTTCCCGAGTTGGATCCCACGGTCTGTTTATCCGGCGATCCGGTCGACCTTCAGGGTTTCAACGTGGATTATGAACTCGTTGACAGCGGTTTATGGGTGCAAAACAAGAACTATTATTTGCTGACGCTTTTCTCTGAACTTGCAGGGGCTCAGGCGATAATCGAGAACAATCCGGAGCTTGCCGGGATATCCGCGCAGCGGGATGCGGCAATCCGCCAAGCTGCGATCAATTGCGTGGGCGATGTCGCTTGCTATACCAATGCGTTGATCTGGTCCGACAGTGAAGCTCGGGACGCGGCCGATGCCCTTGTAGATGCGTTTTTCCACGGCATAATTCCATTCAATCTGGCGGACGCACACCTGCGGCCAAGCGGCATGTTTCAAATGCATGCTTCCTTGTCCGACGAGGAGCTGTTGTACAACGCCTGGATCGATGCAGTAAACGGCATGCACGAGGCGTTCTATTCATATGCCGCGCATCTTCCTGCCGACCAACTGGATGCGATAGTGGCCGATATCATTGATTCAAATCCGAACACCATGCTGCTGTTCCAGCCGCTGATGGATGTCGCGTTGGCGGCAATGGATTACTTTGGTCGAGATGAAGCAGGGCGTTACGAACCCTTGGCAGAGGGTGAAAATCGGGCGGCGTTGGCGCGCATCGATTCAATCGATTGGGACCAATACCGCTTTTCGATCATATTGGTTCCAGGTTGGGGACCGGATGATGTTCAGACCCCTCTTCATCCCAACGGCAAGCTCCATTGCGACCTGGCTGCCGCACGTTACTATGCGAATGTTGCACCGCTGATCGTGCTTTCCGGCGGCCATGTTCATCCCGACCAGACCCCGTACTGTGAAGCCATTGAGATGAAAAAATATCTGATGGAGCAGCACCTCGTACCCGAAGAGGCGATTTTCGTAGACCCCCATGCACGTCACACCACAACCAACCTGCGGAACGTTTCGCGGTTGGTTTTCAGATACGGCATTGAGTCGGATAAACCAGCCCTGATTACTACAGATAGCTTTCAGAATATTTACATTGCTTATCTGCTGAATGAACGATGCCGTGACGAGCTTGGGTATCTTCCCTGGCGCAAGGTCAGACGTTTGGATAAGAACGATTCTTGTTTATTGCCGACCCCGATCGTGTTGTATGCTGATCCGCGCGATCCTTTGGACCCGTGA
- a CDS encoding tetratricopeptide repeat protein — MSFDNITSYKILDVVQGASEREIRVTFLRHVKNLHPDAPDVPHRSDVNGLKLRNIQVAYDYLMAKHYCELYDGDSSEERKQMRSQIKYSRAEGNGLEPFKQLVRRLVLELNYHELQLMLRQGRYADAIVRLNKMLVHRSRNWVLQLRLAEACLGSGSLNPAITAAQRAQSLGGDQAWCHLLFGRARERMGNLREAEMHYRLAYGLNPDDSQIQIEFQRGSLVAEAANKHLKRVARNFLPTSEAESFRYYPGLLKLEDMLRVSACMLSRVKPDSNARSFRLSAIY, encoded by the coding sequence ATGTCCTTCGATAACATAACTTCGTACAAGATTTTAGATGTTGTGCAGGGTGCATCGGAGCGCGAGATTCGCGTTACGTTTCTTCGTCACGTGAAGAATCTACACCCCGATGCTCCCGACGTTCCCCATCGTTCTGATGTCAACGGACTTAAATTGCGCAATATCCAGGTGGCCTACGACTACCTGATGGCAAAACATTACTGTGAGCTCTACGACGGCGACAGTTCCGAGGAACGCAAGCAGATGCGCTCGCAGATCAAGTATTCCCGCGCCGAGGGCAACGGGCTTGAGCCCTTTAAGCAGTTGGTCAGGCGGCTGGTGCTGGAGCTGAACTACCACGAACTGCAACTGATGCTCAGGCAGGGCCGATATGCCGATGCGATCGTCCGTCTGAACAAGATGTTGGTCCACCGCAGCCGCAACTGGGTGTTGCAGCTACGGCTGGCCGAGGCCTGCTTGGGCAGCGGGTCGCTCAATCCGGCGATCACCGCGGCTCAGCGCGCCCAGAGCCTTGGAGGCGATCAGGCCTGGTGTCACCTGCTGTTCGGCCGGGCGCGCGAGCGGATGGGCAATTTGCGCGAGGCCGAGATGCACTACCGGCTGGCCTATGGGCTCAATCCCGACGATTCGCAAATTCAAATCGAGTTCCAACGCGGCTCGCTGGTCGCCGAGGCTGCGAACAAGCACCTGAAGCGGGTGGCGCGCAATTTCCTACCCACGTCCGAGGCCGAGAGCTTCCGCTACTACCCGGGACTGCTTAAGCTCGAGGACATGCTGCGCGTCTCGGCCTGCATGCTCAGCAGGGTGAAGCCCGATTCCAACGCGCGCAGTTTCCGGCTCAGCGCCATCTACTAG